The following proteins are co-located in the Hevea brasiliensis isolate MT/VB/25A 57/8 chromosome 11, ASM3005281v1, whole genome shotgun sequence genome:
- the LOC110640664 gene encoding CBL-interacting serine/threonine-protein kinase 12, with protein MATKIQPSTNNQTLLLGRYEIGKLLGHGTFAKVYHARNVKTNESVAIKVIDKEKILKGGLMAHIKREISILRRVRHPNIVQLFEVMATKAKIYFVMEYVRGGELFNKVAKGRLKEEVARKYFQQLISAVSFCHARGVFHRDLKPENLLLDENGNLKVSDFGLSAVSDQIRQDGLFHTFCGTPAYVAPEVLARKGYDAAKVDIWSCGVILFVLMAGYLPFHDQNIMVMYKKIYKGEFRCPRWFSQELIRLLSRLLDTNPETRITIPEIMENKWFKKGFKHIKFYIEDDKVFSFDVEGEQDDAGSSSDQSLSESESEMETRRRVTSLPRPASLNAFDIISFSPGFDLSGLFEEGGEGSRFVSGAPVSKIISKLEEIAKVVSFTVRTKDCRVSLEGSREGVKGPLTIAAEIFELTPKLVVVEVKKKGGDRGEYEEFCNKELKPGLQKLMQEESETAEAASSQSPTEALQVPTEPLPPDSTHLPSDTE; from the coding sequence ATGGCGACCAAAATCCAACCCAGTACCAATAACCAGACTCTTCTTCTGGGTCGGTACGAGATCGGCAAGCTTCTTGGCCATGGAACCTTCGCCAAGGTCTACCATGCCCGTAATGTTAAGACCAACGAGAGCGTTGCCATCAAAGTTATTGACAAAGAGAAGATTCTTAAGGGGGGTCTTATGGCTCATATCAAGCGTGAAATCTCCATTCTCCGCCGTGTTCGCCACCCTAATATAGTTCAGCTTTTTGAGGTCATGGCCACCAAGGCCAAGATCTATTTCGTTATGGAATACGTTCGCGGTGGTGAATTGTTTAATAAGGTCGCTAAGGGAAGGTTAAAAGAGGAGGTGGCTCGGAAATATTTCCAGCAATTGATATCTGCTGTCTCGTTTTGTCATGCCAGAGGCGTGTTTCATCGAGATCTCAAGCCGGAAAATCTCTTGCTTGATGAGAATGGTAACTTGAAAGTCTCTGATTTCGGCCTTAGTGCGGTCTCCGATCAGATTAGACAAGATGGTTTGTTTCATACATTTTGTGGGACACCGGCATATGTTGCGCCGGAAGTTCTGGCGAGAAAAGGGTACGATGCTGCGAAAGTGGATATCTGGTCTTGTGGGGTGATTTTGTTTGTGTTGATGGCTGGTTACTTGCCATTCCATGACCAGAATATCATGGTCATGTACAAGAAGATCTATAAGGGTGAGTTTAGGTGTCCTAGATGGTTCTCTCAGGAGCTCATTAGACTCCTCTCGAGGCTTCTTGACACAAACCCTGAAACTCGAATCACGATCCCCGAGATAATGGAGAATAAGTGGTTCAAAAAGGGGTTCAAGCATATCAAATTTTACATTGAGGATGataaagtttttagttttgacgttGAGGGAGAACAGGATGATGCGGGCTCCTCCTCCGACCAATCACTGTCCGAATCAGAATCTGAAATGGAAACTCGAAGAAGGGTTACTTCATTACCTAGACCTGCAAGTTTGAATGCTTTTGACATTATATCCTTCTCGCCTGGGTTTGATTTATCTGGGTTGTTTGAAGAGGGTGGAGAGGGATCGAGATTTGTTTCAGGGGCTCCTGTATCCAAGATTATATCAAAACTGGAGGAAATTGCTAAAGTTGTGAGTTTTACAGTGAGGACAAAGGATTGCAGAGTAAGTTTGGAAGGGTCTAGAGAAGGTGTCAAAGGTCCATTAACAATTGCAGCTGAGATATTTGAGTTAACACCAAAATTAGTGGTGGTGGAGGTTAAGAAGAAAGGAGGGGATAGAGGGGAGTATGAGGAGTTCTGTAACAAGGAATTGAAGCCTGGGTTGCAGAAGTTGATGCAGGAGGAATCTGAAACTGCTGAAGCTGCTTCTTCACAATCACCTACTGAAGCTTTACAAGTACCTACTGAACCATTACCCCCTGATTCTACACATTTACCTTCGGATACTgaatag